Part of the Olsenella profusa DSM 13989 genome, CCTCATGGCGCAGGCGGCCATGGTGGACTCCGAGCAGTCCTTCTCACGCCTCTGGGACAGGAGCCTCGAGGTGACGCAGGGTCCCGACGCCGCGGAGGCGGACTCCGACGTGGATGCCGAGATCGATGCTGCTGTCGACGTTGTCTCCGACACGCTTGCGGAGCAGGCGGCCGACACGCTCAAGACGCGTGGGAGGATCGCGTCGTCCTCCGCCCTGGCCGTGCGCCAGGGCTTGCGTTACGGACGGGAGTTGGCGTATGCGCTGGGCGCCCTCACGGAGCTGCCCCTATCCACGCGCCTTGCCGAGGGGCTGCGCTTCTCGGCCCGCGTCTCGGCGGGCCTGGGCGTCCTGGGTGTGGATGACGTCCTTGCGCAGGACGAGCTGCTCGAGCGGCTTGGCCTGCCTCTGGCGGTCGCGCAGGTGGATGCCGCCGCCCTGCTCGAGCGCCTCAAGGCGGACGCGTTCCTGCACAGCAACCGCTTCCAGCTGGCCCTCCCACAGAGGATCGGCCGCGTGCGCCTGTCCAACGTGGATGACGCGCTGCTTGAGGAGCACCTTGGCGCCTGGTGTGCCGCGCGAGGTCGGTAGGGACCAGGACGCCCGTCACGGTACCATGGTCGCATGACCGGAAGGAGTGGTCGCATGACAGTCGCATCCCTGTGCGCACAGAGGGTGGCGCGCTTTCGCGCACTCATGGAGGAGCGCGGGTACGATGCCGTCATCCTGCGCAACAACCCCGATCTGCGCTGGCTGACCGGTGTGGAGCGGGTGTTCGACTCCGAGCAGGCGCACACTGCCTTCCTCACGCAGGATGGCCTCTGGCTTCACACGGACTCCCGCTACTACAACAGCTTCGTCGAACGCATGGGTACGGACGGCGTCTGGCAGCTCGACGGGGATGCCGTCGATGCCGTGGCCTGGGCTGCCGGGCGCGTCCTCAAGGCGCGCGCCCGCGTGGCGGCCGTCGAGGACACCTGCCCCCTTTCGTTCTTTGACGGTCTGCAGGCGGAGCTTGCCGCCCGCTCCATGAGCTGTCTGCTGCCGCGCCTGCACGGGGATCTTGTACGCCTGCGCATCGTCAAGGACCGGGAGGAGCTTGGCCTGCTCGCCAGGGCGCAGGAGGTCACCGATGACGCCTTCGACCATATCCGTGGCTACATCAAGGCGGGCCTCACCGAGCGGCAGATTCGTGCCGAACTCGAGCACTACATGCTCATGCATGGTGCGGATGCCCTCTCGTTTGACACCATCGTCGCCGCGGGCCCCAATGGTGCCAACCCCCATGCCAAGCCCAGCGACTACGTGGTGCGCGAGGGCGACCTGATCGTGATGGACTACGGCGCCGCCTACCACGACTATCATGCCGACATGACGCGAACGGTCTGCGTGGGGGAGCCCTCCGAGGAGCAACGCCACGTGTACGATGTGGTGCGCGAGGCCAACGAGGCCTGCGAGGCCGCCGCCAAGCCGGGCTGCATCGGTCGGGATATCCATGATCTGGCCGCGAAGGTTATCTCGGACGCGGGCTATGGACCGTACTTCGGCCATGGCCTTGGCCATGGTGTGGGCATCGAGATCCATGAGAGCCCGCGCCTCAGCCGCCTCTATGGCGATGAGGTGCCGGTGGGGTCCGTGATTACCATCGAACCAGGCATCTATCTGCCTGGCAGGTTTGGCATCCGCCTTGAGGACTGTGGCCACATGGCCGAGGACGGCTACCATCCCTTCGGCCGCTCCGCCCACGACCTGCTCAGAGTGGGGTAGCATCCGCACCCTTCCAATGAGGCACAGAGGGACGGTCGACCATCCCTTTGACGGATTTCCATCATGTTGTGACTGATGCAAACATTCCCTTGTCGTATACTGCAGGATGTGTGTAGCATTCATGGAGCGATTGCGTACAAATCGTGATTCATCATGCAATGCATCCGTATCTGTTGGCAGATGAAGCAAGTAAGGAGGAAGTTGGATGGTCGGTATTGTCCTAGCGAGCCACGGTGCGTTTGCCGAGGGAATCAAAGAGTCTGGTCAGATGATCTTTGGCCCCCAGGAGAACGTGGCCACGGCAGTCCTCACCCCCGACATGGGGCCTGATGACATGTACCAGAAGCTGCACGACGCCGTCGCCACCTTCGACGATCAGGAGCATGTGCTGTTCTTGGTCGATCTGTGGGGCGGCACCCCGTTCAACCAGGTGTCTCGCATCGTCGATGGGGGAGACCACGAGGACTGGGTGGCCGTCACGGGTCTGAGCCTGCCCATGCTCGTCTCGGCCTATGGAGCGCGCATGGGCGCCGAGACGGCCGCAGACGTCGCCAAGGAGATCTATGCCGAGGCGCGTGATGGCGTCAAGGTTAAGCCCGAGAGCCTGCAGCCTGTCGAGGCCGCCCCTGCCGCCGCAGCCGCGGCGGTGGCCACGACACCGACGGGCTCCATCCCGGAGGGCACGGTTCTTGGCGACGGCCACCTCAAGATCGTGCTTGCCCGTGTGGACACGCGCCTGCTGCACGGCCAGGTGGCAACCACCTGGACCAAGATGACCGGTCCCGATCGCATCATCGTGTGCTCCGATGCCGTCGCCCACGACGAGCTGCGCAAGTCCATGATCGAGCAGGCGGCACCTCCCGGGGTCAAGGCCCATGTGGTGCCCATCTCCAAGATCATCCAGATTGCCAAGGATCCGCGCTTCGGTGCCACCAAGGTGATGCTCCTCTTCGAGACGCCACAGGATCTGCTGCGCGCCCTCGAGGGCGGTGTGGACATCAAGAAGGTCAACCTTGGCTCCATGGCCCACTCCGCAGGCAAGGTCGTGGTCACCAACGCCATCGCCATGGGTGAGGACGACGTGAAGACCCTCGAGGCCCTCAAGGACAAGGGCGTGACGTTCGACGTGCGCAAGGTGCCCGCCGATGCGCCAGAGTCCTTCGACGGCATGCTGAAGAAGGCAAAGTCCGAGCTCGCCGCTCAGAACGCATAGAGAAAGGGAGGGAACATGAACCCAATCACCATCGTGCTTGTCATTCTCGTGGCTTTCTTGGCAGGCATGGAGGGCATCCTGGACGAGTGGCAATTCCACCAGCCCCTGGTCGCCTGTACGCTCATCGGCCTCGTCTGTGGCCATCCCGTCGAGGGCATCATTCTGGGTGGCTCACTGCAGATGATCGCCTTGGGCTGGGCCAACATCGGTGCCGCCGTCGCACCTGACGCAGCCCTCGCCTCCGTGGCCTCGTCCATCATCATGATGCTCGCGCTCAGTGGAGGAAGCGCCAGCTCGCAGGACGCTATCGCCACGTCCATCGCCGTTGCCGTGCCCCTTTCCGTGGCCGGCCTCTTCCTCACGATGATCGTGCGCACCATTGCGACGGCACTGGTCCATGCCATGGATACCGCGGCCGATCATGCCAATTTTGCCGCTATCGAGGGGTGGCAGGTCTTTGCCATCTGCCTTCAGGGCATCCGCATCGCCGTGCCGGCAGCCGCCCTGTGCTTCATCCCTGCCGAGGCAGTCACCAGTACGCTCAACATGATGCCCCCCTGGCTCTCCGGGGGCATGGCCGTTGGCGGTGGCATGGTTGCTGCAGTCGGCTACTCCATGGTCGTCAACATGATGGCCACCAAGGAGACCTGGCCCTTCTTTGCCCTTGGCTTCGTCATTGCGGCCATCAAGGAGCTCACGCTCATCGCCCTCGGTATCATCGGCGTCGTGTTCGCCCTCATCTACCTCACCCTCAAGGGCCTGGCCAAGCAGGGTGGTGGTGGCGGCACCGGTTCCGGTGATCCGCTGGGGGACATCATCAACGACTACGAGTAGGAAGGGGAGTGTGAGCACACATGGCAGACATCAAGCTTACCAAGACTGACCGGCGCAAGGTCGCATGGCGTCACCAGTTCCTGCAGGGCTCGTGGAACTACGAGCGCATGCAGAACGGTGGCTGGTGCTATGCAATGATCCCGGCCATCAAGAAGCTCTATTCCGACAAGGATCAGCGAGCGGCGGCCCTCAAGCGTCACCTCGAGTTCTACAACACGCATCCGTACGTCTCCGCACCAATCATCGGTGTCACCCTCGCCCTCGAGGAGGAGCGTGCCAATGGCGCACCCGTCGATGACACCGCCATTCAGGGCGTCAAGGTTGGCATGATGGGTCCGCTCGCCGGCGTGGGCGATCCCGTCTTCTGGTTCACGATCCGCCCGATCCTAGGCGCCCTTGGCGCCTCGCTCGCGCTGAGCGGCTCCATCGTGGGCCCCATCCTGTTCTTTGTGGCGTGGAACGTCATTCGCCTCGCCTTCCTGTGGTACACCCAGGAGTTCGGCTATAACGTGGGCACCTCCATCGCCAAGGACCTCTCGGGCGGCATGCTCGGTCAGATCACCGAGGGAGCCTCCATACTGGGCATGTTCATCATTGGTGCCCTGGTGGAGCGCTGGGTCTCCATATCCTTCACCCCGGTCGTCTCCACGATCCCACAGCAGGAGGGTGCCTATATCGACTGGGCCAACCTGCCTTCCGGTGCCGAGGGCATCAAGCAGGCGCTCACGCAGTACTCCACGCTGGGACCCACTGGCCTCGACGCCAACAAGGTCACTACGCTCCAGCAGAATCTCGACCAGCTCATTCCCGGCCTGGCGGCGGTTGGTCTCACGCTGCTCTGCTGCAAGCTCCTCAAGAAGAACGTCTCGCCCATCGTCATCATCCTGGCGCTCTTCGTCATCGGTGTGATCGGACGCTTCTTCCAGTTCATGTAAGGCAGCGACCGCACTTGTGCGACAGGGCCGCATCCGATGGGTGCGGCCCTGTTGTGTGGCCATACTCCTATACTCTTTCACGTGGTGTTGGCACATCCAAGGAGGGAACCATGCCCTTGCGCCCGCATACAGCCGCAAAGATGGACTATACGCCGCTCAACAGGCAGATCGAGCTTCAAAGCAAGGCCACGTCCTTTCTGGGCATCGGCTCCTATGGCGAGCTTACGGTGGGCTCAGGTGGCATAGAGTACGTCTCTGACGCCAACAAGCGAGACTACATCCAGATTCCCTGGGCAGAGGTCGATCGCGTGTCCGCGCCCGTCATGTTCAAGGGCAGGTACCTTCCCCGCTTTACCGTCATGACGCGTGCGAGCGGCGAGTTCGCCTTCTCCACGCGCGACAACAAGCGCACGCTGCGGGCGATTCGGGAGCATATCGGGGCCGAGCGCCTCGTGAGGGCACCGAGCATGTCGAGCAGCATTGCGGGTGGTATCAAGGGCCTTGTCTCACGCCTTGTGGGCAGGCACGGCGACATGCCACAGAGGTAAGCCTCACCCGTCCATGCACCTGGGCCTTCGTATCATCGAGGGCGGCCTAGGCGAAGACCATCACAGCCCCAGAGGCGCTGTTACACCAACTTTCACGACGCGATCCGTGCGAACTCCAATCCGGACCTTCCAAGGTCCAACTTTTTGTCCGCATCCCCTTGAGTAACAAAAAACAGCAAACCATTCGATTTACTGTTTCTCAAATTATTTATATACATTTAGACAAACTGGGAATCTAGCTGATTCTATAACTTAGCTGATTTAGTTGCAATATATGTTTTAATGTTCAGTTCATGCAACCTGCCAAAACCATTTGTATCTTCATATATATCAAGCAGGGTGAACCCTGCCTTTAATTGTCCGCCTATCTGCTCCGTCATATTGTGAGAAAACTGCATTCCGGACTTTTCTTTAATCATATATTCTCTGGCTGCTTTATTTTTTAATGGATTAAAAGGCATTCTCCAAACAATTTCTTTTTCTTCATCATCGACAATGTAGTTTATCTCATTATTTAGACCCGCAAGAAAAACCCCACCATTTTTCAGTATTCTATATGCTTCCTTAAAAACATGTTGCACATCTTCAACATAACAGTTGGAAACCGGATGAAAGACTATATCAAATATTTCATTTTTAAAAGGTAAAGTTTTTGTCATATCACCTTCGATTGCTTTAATATTGTATCCCTCTCTTTCAGCAATTAAGAACTCGCTTTCTATTTGCTTTGAAGAGTAATCAAGTACAGTACAATCTGCCCCTAACGCATTAAATATAGGCATTTGCTGTCCTCCGCCTGATGCTAAGCCTAAGATTTTCTTCCCTTTCAAATCTCCAAGCCACTCATGTGGAACTGGAACCGTTGGAGTAAGAAAAACTCTCCATTCTCCATCTTTTGCATCGATATACTCATCATGTGAAGTTGGTTTCCCCCACTCCCAGCCTTCCTCAACCCATCTGTCGATGGTCTCTTTGTTTATATCCTGATATGTTTTCATTACTTCACTTACCTCATTCACAACTTTAAATCTGTTTCACTCAGTATTTTTAATATAGTACTATGCTATACCATTTTTCAGAGGACCTCGAAGGTTGCGTCAATCACTTGGGAGTGTTGAGCTGATGCTCTGGTAGGTGTGGGCTCGAGCATGCCAGTTTCAAGGGGGACGACTCCTTCCCGTGCATGCAGCCCCATCATGACGAAAATGGCCGCAACAAGGAGGAATCTGCCTTCGTCCTTATCGCGGCCCATGATTGGCCTGCATACGCTACGTGCTACTGGCCCAGCGCGGCGTAGTCCTGGTCGGAGACAGGCTCCAGCCACTCGTTGCTGGCATCCTCGCCGGGGATCTCAAAGGCTAGGTGGCTCATCCAGCTGTCCTTGGCGGCGCCGTGCCAGTGCTTCACGCCCTCGGGGATCTCGATCACGGTGCCGGGGACGAGTGCTAGGGCCTCCTTGCCCCATTCCTGGTACCAGCCATGACCACCCACACAGATGAGGAGCTGGCCGCCGCCCTTGGTGGCATGGTGCACATGCCAGTGGTTGCGGCAGCCCGGCTCAAAGGTCACATTGGAGATGGGGAAGGGTTGGCCGCATACGGGCGCCAGGTAGGACTGGCCGTCGAAGTATTGGGCGTAGGCGCCGTTCGGGTCACCCACGGGGAAGGGGATGGTCTGGGCGTATGCGTCCTTCTCGCTGGTGGCGGCCTCGTCCGTGGTCCAGACCTGCTTGCCCAGGTTGAAAGTTGCCCAGGCCTTGGGCCAGCCGGCGTAGAAGGCCACATGGGTCACGATGGCGGCAAACTCGGCCTTGGTCACGCCGTGGGCCTTGGCGTTCTGCAGGTGGTAGACGAGCGAGCTGTCGGTGATGCCCTGTGCCATCAACGCCACGAAGGTGACAATGCAGCGGGTCTTGACGTCGATGTCCTGGTTGTTCCAGTTCTCGCCAAAGAGTACGTCATCATTGAAGTGGGCAAACTCTGGAGCGAACTCGCCCAGCTGCTCGCGGCCTGCGGTCTGTACGATCTTCTCACCCATAGCATTTCCCTTCTCAATATTGACAGTATCGAACGACCCGACGTGCATGTCACATACCTATGTAGTATGGAGATAGATACGGGTTGCGCATGCCTAGGCCTGCTGTTCAGTTTGGCCGTGCCATCACCTGCTCGTCCGTAGGTAGCGGGTGTTCCGACCCGCCCCCTCGACACGTACGAGTTGCAACCTCACAAGCTCGTGAATAAGTCGGGTGGCCTTAGACCTGCTTAGGTCGGTTTCTCTTGCTATCTCGGTCATACCCTTAGGTATGATCTGACTCAGATGAGAGAGAAGCAGATCTTGGTCGTGGGTGAGTTGTCGCGCGTCCGCAATGAGGGGCAGGCAGACGGTGGCGGTGTTGTCGGTGATGGTAAAGTCTGGCTGGTTGATGCTCTGCGCATAACAGGCGCGGATTCGCTGCACGCCTGTGCCGTAGGCCTCGATTAGGCCCAATCGGTAGAAGACTCCTGCAAGTACGGGGTTGCGGAGCACCGAGACGCGGTCAGAGAGATACTCCTCCTCGGTCATGTCTGTGGGCAGGCCGCCTGGCGAGCTGACCTCGACGCGGTCACCGAAGAAGGACACGCGTGTTTGGGCTTCGATGTCCCACGTACGGTGGACGAGAGCGTTGGCGAGCGCCTCGCGGAATGCGGCCTCGGGTAGCAACTGGACCTCAGTGCGCGTGCTTCCGTGGACCTCTTCCTGTACGTAGTAATCCCGACAGAGGGATATGGCCTGGTCGAACTGGTTGAGGATGCTGCTGCCAGCGAGGATGGAGCGTTTCTTGATAATGCTGATGCTCTCACCAAACCGTGCGATGTCGAGGCCAGGAAAGTCGTTCTCGTCGGCAAGAAGGGCAGCGGCATTGTTGTAGCCACGGTTACGGTCGAGCAGTCCGAGGGTCCTCAGGGTGTCGCTGTCGAACTCCTTGATACCCAGGCGCCCCTTGATGAGCTTCCCGAGATACGTGAAGATCAAGTCTTGATTGGCAGAGGGCAGGCTTTCGAAGGTGAGGTTTTGCCCTGCAAGCACCAGGCGACGAAGCTCAAGCTGATCGACGGGGAGGGAGGCTATGTCGCTGCGGCGGTAGGCCCGGCCGTGATAGAGGTAGGGCTTGTAGGGGCTGCTGCGTACCGTGAGTTCGACGGTATCGTTCGCATCATTTACGGCTATCGAATAATCAGGCTGGGGAGAGATGCTGCCGTTGACTTTGTTCTCAATATTCAGGCAGGTCTTGTGGGGATCGGTCAGGCCAACGATGGTCCCATCGTCGCGCACGCCAAAGACGATCGTTCCCCCATCGTAATTGGCGAAGGCGCTGACGGTCTTGAGGAAGCTGGCGCTGGGCGCTTCCTTGAACTCGAGACTGTGATCTTCCTTCATAATGGCTCCTGACTAGGTGAGCCTTTCTCTTACATTCATAATGAATAGAAAAGCTAATCTCATCAAATAGATTTGGCGAGAAAGACATTACTCACCATAACAGTCCTCTGGCCACAGGAGGGATTGACCTGTCTTGTGGCCAGGTGAGGTGAGTGAGTGGCATGGCCGATGGGCGCACCCGTCCCGTGCAAGGGTTTGGCCTGATTCCGGACGTGTCGCCTTTCGTTAGAGGTAGAGGATGCTCATGAACCAGGCGGCGACCTTGGGGATGGAAGCGAGCTGTCACACCCGATGCTTCCGTCCTACAGATACCGGGCAAAGAACTGCTCGACCTTGTCCCAGGGTATGAGGCCGCCGACGCCGTTTACGGCTCCCTCGCCGCCGTCGTAGAGGTCGCAGTGCGTGGCACCTGGCACCAGGTAGAATTCCTTGTTCTCCGGTCGGGGATTGCCATCCATCATGTGTGCATAGGCGTCCTTGCCAAAGTACAGGCTGTGTGCCTTCTCGCCATGGATCATGAGGACCGCACTCTCGATCTCGTTGGTGTACACGAGGAAGCGCGCGTTGGCATAGCCGATGGTGCCCGTGACGTTCCAACCCTCGTTGCTGTTGAGCGAGCGGGTGTGGTAACCGCGTGGGGTCTTGTAGTAGGCGCTGTAGTCCTTGACGAACTGCGGGGCGTCGTCCGGTGCGGGGTAGGGCAGACAGCCGCCGGCTCGGTCGTGGGTGCCTGCGGCGTACTCGACGGTGCGGGCGGCACTGATCTGGTGACGTGTGGCATTGCGCTTCTCGGCGGAGTCGTCCGCGTCGAAGTAGCCGTTGCCGTTGACACGGGTCATGTCGTACATGGTGGAGACGAGCGTGGCCTTGACGCGGGGGTCGGCCGCCGCGGCGTTGAGGGCGATTCCACCCCAGCCGCAGATGCCGATGATGCCCACCCGCTCGGGGTTCACGTCGGCGCGGTTGGAGAGGTAGTCCACCGCTGCCATGAAGTCCTCGGTGTTGATGTCGGGGCTGGCGACGTTTCTGGCCTCTCCGCCGGACTCGCCGATGAAGCTTGGGTCAAAGGCGATGGCCAGGTAGCCCTGCTCGGCCATGTGCTGGGCGTAGAGGCCGCTCGCCTGCTCCTTCACGGCGCCAAAGGGACCTGCCACGGCGAGCGCCACCAGATTGGCGTTGCCCGCGGCTGCCTTGGGCCTGTAGAGGTTGGCTGCCAGCGTGATGCCGTAGAGGTTGGTGAAGGTGACCTTCTCGTGGTTCACCTTGTCGGAGAGCGCGAACGTCTTGTCCCATTCCTGCGTGAGTTCCATCTTTCCTCCTGTCTGCGTGGCGAAGGTGCCGGGCGCCTTTGTCATGGATGCCTAGTGGCGAGCGGCAATGGTGATCGTACCGGTGAGCAGGGCTACCTGGTCTGCTCCCTCGGCAAAGGTCTCCACCATGTGGGCGGTGTGACCCTGCTTGCGGGCCGACCCCATGAGCACGACCACGTTCGTTCGAAGCTCCTTTCCTGGTCATCCAGTTCGATGCGCACCTGGAAAGACCCATCGAGCTCATGCAGGCGAGGCAGGTCTCCCGCATCCACGCGACCCATGTTCACCTGGTCGCCGTAGCGCATGGAGTCCTCCTCGCCATTGAAGGGGACCGCAAACCAGCCGCCTCCTGGGTTGTAGTTCATATCGCCGTTGGTCCAGCCATGGTGCACCTGCTCCTGTCCGTAGGGCAGCGAGAGGGGCATGCGACCGCAGAAGTCCAGGCCGGTCCCGCTCACGCTGACGGTACAGGGGAGCCTGTCCACGAAGGCCTGGGCCGTCTCCGTCTCGTTGGTCGTCGCATGGATGATGGTGCTGCCCGGGAACGCGGTGAGTGGCACGGTGCACATCGGTGCCGGCGAGACCAAGGCTATAGGAGTGGGGCGCGTGCTGCCCAAGGGGCATGACACGGTGCAGGTGGCCGCTAGTCCCCGACCAGCCTCCTGCCCGCCTCGCGTGCCCGTGCCAGCTCGTCCGGTCACACCGTGTCGTGGCGGACGATCTTTGCCTCGCTGTCGAACATGGTCCAGTCGAACCTGCCGTACGCCTTCTCGCTCATCTGCTGGGTGTTACCGATGACCAGCAGGGACACTGGCCCCGCGAAGCGCTCGATGGTGTCTGAGTGCTCGGTCGTCATCTTGTCATAGCCAAGCGCTGGGTACTGCTCGGCCGCGCGCGTGTGCTCGAGCGTGCCGGCAAGCCCGTCCTTGTAGACGCATCTGCCCAGGGACCTTTCGGCCTTGCATGCGAAGCACGACCGGCAGCCCATGAAGGGGTCGAGCGCGTAGAGGTTCACGACCTCCGACGCCGCGCCGGCATCATTTGCCCGCGCGTGGCCTCCCTCACGAGCTGGGCCATGTTCCAGCCGTTTCGTGGGCGCGCATTGACTGCTACAACCTGCTTCATTGGAGAACCTCCCCCGGTGCCGTGACATCCTGCAGGTGCATTCTACGGCATTGGCTGAAGGGCCGGCACCCCTTGTGATGCCCGCGCAATTGGACGGCGCTCTCGGCCGCCTGAGCACACCCACCTCTTTGGGGACGGCAGTGGTCGCGAGAGGCCGCATGTCAGATGTGTCAGATGCTCCTGCCCGTCATCAGGCGTGCCGTGTAGACGGCCTGGCCCGAATGCATCACCGTGTCGTCGACGGTCGACACCAGGCGCACGGCCCGAGTCACGGCGGGCGTCCACGAGCGGTCGACGACGTCGTCCAGGGTGCCTGGGTCCAGGGTGGCCAGATACCCCTTGGCCGTGTCGGCGGCAGCGGTGAGGTAGCCTACCAGCAGCTCCTTGTCCTTCACGTGCACCTTCGCGGCCTCCTCGGACGTGTGACGCCAGTCCTGCGTGTCATCGGGCAGGTCGAGGGCGAAGCGCTCCTTCCACCCCTGAGAGAACCAGAACTGCTCCCTTCCAGCGAGCGAGGCGGTCTGATAGTCGATCATCCTGGCGGTGTGCCACATCAGCCAGGTCACCGACTTTATGTAGGGGGTCGGCATGGTGTTGCTCTTCTCCAGGGTCCTGCGGAAGCGCCCTACTCCGCGCACCAGGATGTCGATCGCGAACTGTGTTGACGGTCGCTGCATGGTGGGACTCCTTTTCCATGTCGTGATGGTCCATCATATGCGTACGTGTACCCAGGATGTGCGGGTGGTGGCTCAGTGCTCATGGTGTGGGTTGCTTGATGGGGACATCAGAAGCGTGCACGGCGGGCTATACTGGGCGCAACGAGAACCAGCCGGGGCCTTTGGCAAGCGCCGGCACGAGAAGGGTCCAGGTGTATGAGGAACTAGCGATGCCCACACAACACCCGTAACCAGACCCATGCGCTGGCGGCCATGTCCACGGGTGCAGCATCGTGCGCTCGCATACCTGCTCCGAGCCAGACATTCTGGACCCCATCAAGACGCTCTGTTGCATCCCCATGGCCTCCCGCCGAGACCGGA contains:
- a CDS encoding 3-dehydroquinate synthase; this translates as MSRAMQTVRQWVPALGGACEARIGHGTIADCEAVFKGAVGTPQRAELMVGSGTNEMTEELVRRELTSAGFVVERTEVPSGSTARQLQEASRLVGRLDAHHVTADDLVVAIGDADVLSVASNVCVAWCGGVQMAAIPLDLTALVEVAPAPRGIDLAAHAQVLSPRPACRYLVADLDLMDVSPTGETTLCARALMAQAAMVDSEQSFSRLWDRSLEVTQGPDAAEADSDVDAEIDAAVDVVSDTLAEQAADTLKTRGRIASSSALAVRQGLRYGRELAYALGALTELPLSTRLAEGLRFSARVSAGLGVLGVDDVLAQDELLERLGLPLAVAQVDAAALLERLKADAFLHSNRFQLALPQRIGRVRLSNVDDALLEEHLGAWCAARGR
- a CDS encoding M24 family metallopeptidase produces the protein MTVASLCAQRVARFRALMEERGYDAVILRNNPDLRWLTGVERVFDSEQAHTAFLTQDGLWLHTDSRYYNSFVERMGTDGVWQLDGDAVDAVAWAAGRVLKARARVAAVEDTCPLSFFDGLQAELAARSMSCLLPRLHGDLVRLRIVKDREELGLLARAQEVTDDAFDHIRGYIKAGLTERQIRAELEHYMLMHGADALSFDTIVAAGPNGANPHAKPSDYVVREGDLIVMDYGAAYHDYHADMTRTVCVGEPSEEQRHVYDVVREANEACEAAAKPGCIGRDIHDLAAKVISDAGYGPYFGHGLGHGVGIEIHESPRLSRLYGDEVPVGSVITIEPGIYLPGRFGIRLEDCGHMAEDGYHPFGRSAHDLLRVG
- a CDS encoding PTS sugar transporter subunit IIB codes for the protein MVGIVLASHGAFAEGIKESGQMIFGPQENVATAVLTPDMGPDDMYQKLHDAVATFDDQEHVLFLVDLWGGTPFNQVSRIVDGGDHEDWVAVTGLSLPMLVSAYGARMGAETAADVAKEIYAEARDGVKVKPESLQPVEAAPAAAAAAVATTPTGSIPEGTVLGDGHLKIVLARVDTRLLHGQVATTWTKMTGPDRIIVCSDAVAHDELRKSMIEQAAPPGVKAHVVPISKIIQIAKDPRFGATKVMLLFETPQDLLRALEGGVDIKKVNLGSMAHSAGKVVVTNAIAMGEDDVKTLEALKDKGVTFDVRKVPADAPESFDGMLKKAKSELAAQNA
- a CDS encoding PTS mannose/fructose/sorbose transporter subunit IIC, translating into MNPITIVLVILVAFLAGMEGILDEWQFHQPLVACTLIGLVCGHPVEGIILGGSLQMIALGWANIGAAVAPDAALASVASSIIMMLALSGGSASSQDAIATSIAVAVPLSVAGLFLTMIVRTIATALVHAMDTAADHANFAAIEGWQVFAICLQGIRIAVPAAALCFIPAEAVTSTLNMMPPWLSGGMAVGGGMVAAVGYSMVVNMMATKETWPFFALGFVIAAIKELTLIALGIIGVVFALIYLTLKGLAKQGGGGGTGSGDPLGDIINDYE
- a CDS encoding PTS system mannose/fructose/sorbose family transporter subunit IID; translation: MADIKLTKTDRRKVAWRHQFLQGSWNYERMQNGGWCYAMIPAIKKLYSDKDQRAAALKRHLEFYNTHPYVSAPIIGVTLALEEERANGAPVDDTAIQGVKVGMMGPLAGVGDPVFWFTIRPILGALGASLALSGSIVGPILFFVAWNVIRLAFLWYTQEFGYNVGTSIAKDLSGGMLGQITEGASILGMFIIGALVERWVSISFTPVVSTIPQQEGAYIDWANLPSGAEGIKQALTQYSTLGPTGLDANKVTTLQQNLDQLIPGLAAVGLTLLCCKLLKKNVSPIVIILALFVIGVIGRFFQFM
- a CDS encoding DUF956 family protein, whose amino-acid sequence is MPLRPHTAAKMDYTPLNRQIELQSKATSFLGIGSYGELTVGSGGIEYVSDANKRDYIQIPWAEVDRVSAPVMFKGRYLPRFTVMTRASGEFAFSTRDNKRTLRAIREHIGAERLVRAPSMSSSIAGGIKGLVSRLVGRHGDMPQR
- a CDS encoding class I SAM-dependent methyltransferase, giving the protein MKTYQDINKETIDRWVEEGWEWGKPTSHDEYIDAKDGEWRVFLTPTVPVPHEWLGDLKGKKILGLASGGGQQMPIFNALGADCTVLDYSSKQIESEFLIAEREGYNIKAIEGDMTKTLPFKNEIFDIVFHPVSNCYVEDVQHVFKEAYRILKNGGVFLAGLNNEINYIVDDEEKEIVWRMPFNPLKNKAAREYMIKEKSGMQFSHNMTEQIGGQLKAGFTLLDIYEDTNGFGRLHELNIKTYIATKSAKL
- a CDS encoding carboxymuconolactone decarboxylase family protein, translating into MGEKIVQTAGREQLGEFAPEFAHFNDDVLFGENWNNQDIDVKTRCIVTFVALMAQGITDSSLVYHLQNAKAHGVTKAEFAAIVTHVAFYAGWPKAWATFNLGKQVWTTDEAATSEKDAYAQTIPFPVGDPNGAYAQYFDGQSYLAPVCGQPFPISNVTFEPGCRNHWHVHHATKGGGQLLICVGGHGWYQEWGKEALALVPGTVIEIPEGVKHWHGAAKDSWMSHLAFEIPGEDASNEWLEPVSDQDYAALGQ
- a CDS encoding ATP-binding protein; translated protein: MKEDHSLEFKEAPSASFLKTVSAFANYDGGTIVFGVRDDGTIVGLTDPHKTCLNIENKVNGSISPQPDYSIAVNDANDTVELTVRSSPYKPYLYHGRAYRRSDIASLPVDQLELRRLVLAGQNLTFESLPSANQDLIFTYLGKLIKGRLGIKEFDSDTLRTLGLLDRNRGYNNAAALLADENDFPGLDIARFGESISIIKKRSILAGSSILNQFDQAISLCRDYYVQEEVHGSTRTEVQLLPEAAFREALANALVHRTWDIEAQTRVSFFGDRVEVSSPGGLPTDMTEEEYLSDRVSVLRNPVLAGVFYRLGLIEAYGTGVQRIRACYAQSINQPDFTITDNTATVCLPLIADARQLTHDQDLLLSHLSQIIPKGMTEIARETDLSRSKATRLIHELVRLQLVRVEGAGRNTRYLRTSR
- a CDS encoding alpha/beta hydrolase; the encoded protein is MELTQEWDKTFALSDKVNHEKVTFTNLYGITLAANLYRPKAAAGNANLVALAVAGPFGAVKEQASGLYAQHMAEQGYLAIAFDPSFIGESGGEARNVASPDINTEDFMAAVDYLSNRADVNPERVGIIGICGWGGIALNAAAADPRVKATLVSTMYDMTRVNGNGYFDADDSAEKRNATRHQISAARTVEYAAGTHDRAGGCLPYPAPDDAPQFVKDYSAYYKTPRGYHTRSLNSNEGWNVTGTIGYANARFLVYTNEIESAVLMIHGEKAHSLYFGKDAYAHMMDGNPRPENKEFYLVPGATHCDLYDGGEGAVNGVGGLIPWDKVEQFFARYL